DNA sequence from the Cucurbita pepo subsp. pepo cultivar mu-cu-16 chromosome LG06, ASM280686v2, whole genome shotgun sequence genome:
CCTTGGGAAGTCGACTGCAATTTAGGGTGGAGCTGTTGTCGAACAATAAgtatattattactattaagCAGGTCCTGTAAATAATagagataaaataataaaaaagctGGTCACGAATTCAGTAACCAAAAGCTAACAGCATTAGCTAGGACAACTAATATGCAGAAAATTATAGCAATATAGCAAATTCATAAAGACATTGAAACCATATCATGCATAAAAACctatatagaaattaaatgttaggaatcacgactctccacaatggtataatattgtccactttaagcataagctttcgtggctttgctttggcttctccaaaaggcctcgtaccaatgaagatgtcttccttacttataacccatgatcattctctaaattagtcaatgtgggactccctcccaacactCCTCAACATAAAACACATCTAGTTTAttgaaagaaaacataaagGGGCTTTTTAGCAATGCTAGACACAAATATTATCAACTTGGAAGCTAATGCCTAGCTCTTAAGCAATCAAGACACCATTAAAAATACCGTAAGTACAAGTAAAAATGTGCCAACTTGAAATTCCCCAACATTTTATTGCATAATTAAATCATTAGTCAAGCAACTACATAGTGCATGGAACAAAGAGAACAATCTAGGAACCAGAAAGGACAAAACAATTTAGAGgaaaacttgataaaaatACAGAACTTTGATTAGACAATGAGCCGAGAATATGCAATCCGTAGGCACTGCTGGATGGGCATTTAGCATTAAGTGCAGCAGTGTAGAACTTCCCAACTCTACACCACCATAGAAGACATGTTCACCAGGATCCAAAGCAATTGCATCAATGATTGAAGGAAATATGATATTTCTTAACAATTTCCCATTAGATAAGCTCCACACCTACAAGAGCCAAGTTAACATATAGCATATGAAACACCGGAAGACAATTTGATATGGTAGAAGTTAGGATAGGAAAATACTCATTACTCATTGGTGATAAGTAACCATTCCTTACAAGTACGATCCACAGAGGAAGAGATTATAATAGCATTGATCCTCCATAGCCAACGACAATATCAGTAACAGGTAGATGATGCCCAGTGAAGCTATGTTCATAAAATGTTTCTCTTCCCTTCGCCATCCATCATCAAATACCCTGGAATAACAAGCATGTTTGTAAGAAGAATTCTACCAGTGACAATAAACGACTTTCCGGCTGCACAGAGAAAAATTAACTAAGCACACTATTCAGGAACACATGATAGACTCCGTTACATTTCCAATAACTAGTACCTTACACCAAGACCAGTAGAGCACGGAGCCAGCGGTGGAAGCAGGATCGCGGAGCAGAGAGCATGCGAGAAACCTTTCACCAACACAAACAAGACCATGAGCAGGAGAATCACAAGACTTGTAACGTAGTTGCTCCGCACCCGTGTGAAGGTCCCAGCAACCAATCCCCGAATCAATGGAGGACGACGCGACCAATAGCACCATTCTGACTCGAGAGCTTGAGAGAAGGTTTCAGTTTCAATTTCCCTCGAAAATTTGTGGCACTGAACAAACACCGCGGTTGATGAAACATGACGCTGCAGCGACATTGGCGCCAATTTCAGGGCTTACTTCGTCAAATTGGGCCAATTGGGCCAACTATACGTCAATGGTCCATTGCTATTAAGCCCAGAGAAGAAAAGTTATAATGCCTGGGCCGAGCTCAAGTTTTTGAGTGACGGCCCATTTCaagataaaatgaattttcagACACctataataaatgtttggtCGTCTGACGATCCAGCTCTCTCGGGTCCTTGCTCACACATCACTCGATGactaactttgataccatatgTAATAACAAGTCTACTGCTAGCGTATATTGTCAGTTTTggcatatttcaattttaaaacgtgtatacGAGTGAGAAATTTCCAAACCTCACCAATTTTAAAAGCGTGTGTACTATTGAGAGATTTCTAAACCCCATATCTTACGATCTATTCTTTTGGAATCCAACTCATAGATTGTGATCCCAAGGGAAAATGGTGAGGCATCCGGCGATGGGCATGGAGGAATGGGTTGAACGCGACTGTTTGGCGACCAAAAAAAACCTAGAATCCTTTGTTTCCCAAAACCCGCGTGGATGGTTTCAGGGTTCACGTGCGAGGCCCCCCAAGAGAGAAAAGACAAGGGCTTC
Encoded proteins:
- the LOC111797743 gene encoding uncharacterized protein LOC111797743 isoform X2; this translates as MSLQRHVSSTAVFVQCHKFSREIETETFSQALESEWCYWSRRPPLIRGLVAGTFTRVRSNYVTSLVILLLMVLFVLVKGFSHALCSAILLPPLAPCSTGLGVRVFDDGWRREEKHFMNIASLGIIYLLLILSLAMEDQCYYNLFLCGSYLCGAYLMGNC